The proteins below are encoded in one region of Pomacea canaliculata isolate SZHN2017 linkage group LG7, ASM307304v1, whole genome shotgun sequence:
- the LOC112569584 gene encoding uncharacterized protein LOC112569584 isoform X2 translates to MSSLLYITFVLFLSQAIICSNQKTCSVLQFYHLEEDLLSIMEDHHINVTFGMNISACNPSSQLYKVAVLTGTNNGSLEYDGTITFSRDECSGTRQKSVRCITSSGPAQLYRRVNRSHELIVWEWLWKDYNFSTMRKELKLIVAYPPSVKSLTVNGQDADDSYILERGQKVEISCLFDQGNPPSNVWLSDEHGKEIKSYRGEQYLNTSFTANCDQHPSSVRCEGNSSENSKSVFFLVRCPPQFIDKAPEIIDYETQEGWKFRVKAYSTKVHKCLLAPSVVGENKNKEVNCTLTGSPPSLVLTIVVDKEECSQSGHWALTVFNEEGSSDMLVFSVSSRCTLTCR, encoded by the exons atgtcttcacttCTTTATATCACGTTTGTCTTGTTCCTGTCTCAAGCCATAATTTGCTCAAACCAAAAAACAT GCTCAGTCCTACAGTTTTATCATCTAGAAGAAGACCTTTTGTCCATCATGGAAGACCACCACATCAACGTGACATTCGGGATGAACATCTCAGCCTGCAATCCGTCCAGTCAACTGTACAAAGTCGCTGTACTCACCGGTACAAACAATGGAAGTCTGGAATACGATGGGACCATCACCTTCTCCAGGGATGAGTGTTCTGGCACCAGACAGAAATCAGTTCGCTGCATCACTTCTTCAGGTCCTGCACAGCTGTACAGGAGAGTGAACAGATCTCACGAGCTCATCGTGTGGGAATGGCTATGGAAAGACTACAATTTCTCGACAATGCGAAAGGAGCTGAAACTGATTGTAGCTT accCACCAAGTGTCAAAAGCCTGACCGTCAATGGACAAGATGCTGACGATAGTTACATCCTTGAAAGGGGTCAGAAGGTCGAAATATCCTGTTTATTTGATCAAGGAAATCCTCCTTCTAACGTTTGGCTGTCGGACGAACacggaaaagaaataaaatcctaCAGAGGTGAACAATACCTCAATACTTCCTTCACAGCCAACTGCGACCAGCATCCGTCATCTGTCCGGTGTGAAGGAAACTCGTCAGAAAACAGCAAATCTGTGTTTTTTCTTGTCAGAT GTCCTCCTCAGTTTATTGATAAAGCTCCGGAAATCATTGACTACGAAACACAGGAAGGTTGGAAGTTCAGAGTAAAGGCTTATTCCACAAAAGTTCACAAATGCCTTCTGGCCCCATCCGTGGTCGGcgagaataaaaacaaagaagtgaactgcaCACTGACCGGTAGTCCCCCCAGTCTGGTGCTGACCATTGTTGTGGACAAGGAGGAATGTTCACAGAGTGGACACTGGGCCTTGACTGTGTTTAATGAGGAAGGTTCTTCAGACATGTTAGTCTTCAGCGTGTCGTCAC GTTGCACCCTGACGTGCAGGTGA
- the LOC112569584 gene encoding uncharacterized protein LOC112569584 isoform X3 has translation MTSSERGSVLQFYHLEEDLLSIMEDHHINVTFGMNISACNPSSQLYKVAVLTGTNNGSLEYDGTITFSRDECSGTRQKSVRCITSSGPAQLYRRVNRSHELIVWEWLWKDYNFSTMRKELKLIVAYPPSVKSLTVNGQDADDSYILERGQKVEISCLFDQGNPPSNVWLSDEHGKEIKSYRGEQYLNTSFTANCDQHPSSVRCEGNSSENSKSVFFLVRCPPQFIDKAPEIIDYETQEGWKFRVKAYSTKVHKCLLAPSVVGENKNKEVNCTLTGSPPSLVLTIVVDKEECSQSGHWALTVFNEEGSSDMLVFSVSSREYSSSIDSKQGYTS, from the exons ATGACATCATCTGAAAGAG GCTCAGTCCTACAGTTTTATCATCTAGAAGAAGACCTTTTGTCCATCATGGAAGACCACCACATCAACGTGACATTCGGGATGAACATCTCAGCCTGCAATCCGTCCAGTCAACTGTACAAAGTCGCTGTACTCACCGGTACAAACAATGGAAGTCTGGAATACGATGGGACCATCACCTTCTCCAGGGATGAGTGTTCTGGCACCAGACAGAAATCAGTTCGCTGCATCACTTCTTCAGGTCCTGCACAGCTGTACAGGAGAGTGAACAGATCTCACGAGCTCATCGTGTGGGAATGGCTATGGAAAGACTACAATTTCTCGACAATGCGAAAGGAGCTGAAACTGATTGTAGCTT accCACCAAGTGTCAAAAGCCTGACCGTCAATGGACAAGATGCTGACGATAGTTACATCCTTGAAAGGGGTCAGAAGGTCGAAATATCCTGTTTATTTGATCAAGGAAATCCTCCTTCTAACGTTTGGCTGTCGGACGAACacggaaaagaaataaaatcctaCAGAGGTGAACAATACCTCAATACTTCCTTCACAGCCAACTGCGACCAGCATCCGTCATCTGTCCGGTGTGAAGGAAACTCGTCAGAAAACAGCAAATCTGTGTTTTTTCTTGTCAGAT GTCCTCCTCAGTTTATTGATAAAGCTCCGGAAATCATTGACTACGAAACACAGGAAGGTTGGAAGTTCAGAGTAAAGGCTTATTCCACAAAAGTTCACAAATGCCTTCTGGCCCCATCCGTGGTCGGcgagaataaaaacaaagaagtgaactgcaCACTGACCGGTAGTCCCCCCAGTCTGGTGCTGACCATTGTTGTGGACAAGGAGGAATGTTCACAGAGTGGACACTGGGCCTTGACTGTGTTTAATGAGGAAGGTTCTTCAGACATGTTAGTCTTCAGCGTGTCGTCACGTGAGTATAGCTCGTCAATAGACAGTAAACAGGGTTACACTAGTTAG
- the LOC112569584 gene encoding uncharacterized protein LOC112569584 isoform X1 — translation MSSLLYITFVLFLSQAIICSNQKTCSVLQFYHLEEDLLSIMEDHHINVTFGMNISACNPSSQLYKVAVLTGTNNGSLEYDGTITFSRDECSGTRQKSVRCITSSGPAQLYRRVNRSHELIVWEWLWKDYNFSTMRKELKLIVAYPPSVKSLTVNGQDADDSYILERGQKVEISCLFDQGNPPSNVWLSDEHGKEIKSYRGEQYLNTSFTANCDQHPSSVRCEGNSSENSKSVFFLVRCPPQFIDKAPEIIDYETQEGWKFRVKAYSTKVHKCLLAPSVVGENKNKEVNCTLTGSPPSLVLTIVVDKEECSQSGHWALTVFNEEGSSDMLVFSVSSREYSSSIDSKQGYTS, via the exons atgtcttcacttCTTTATATCACGTTTGTCTTGTTCCTGTCTCAAGCCATAATTTGCTCAAACCAAAAAACAT GCTCAGTCCTACAGTTTTATCATCTAGAAGAAGACCTTTTGTCCATCATGGAAGACCACCACATCAACGTGACATTCGGGATGAACATCTCAGCCTGCAATCCGTCCAGTCAACTGTACAAAGTCGCTGTACTCACCGGTACAAACAATGGAAGTCTGGAATACGATGGGACCATCACCTTCTCCAGGGATGAGTGTTCTGGCACCAGACAGAAATCAGTTCGCTGCATCACTTCTTCAGGTCCTGCACAGCTGTACAGGAGAGTGAACAGATCTCACGAGCTCATCGTGTGGGAATGGCTATGGAAAGACTACAATTTCTCGACAATGCGAAAGGAGCTGAAACTGATTGTAGCTT accCACCAAGTGTCAAAAGCCTGACCGTCAATGGACAAGATGCTGACGATAGTTACATCCTTGAAAGGGGTCAGAAGGTCGAAATATCCTGTTTATTTGATCAAGGAAATCCTCCTTCTAACGTTTGGCTGTCGGACGAACacggaaaagaaataaaatcctaCAGAGGTGAACAATACCTCAATACTTCCTTCACAGCCAACTGCGACCAGCATCCGTCATCTGTCCGGTGTGAAGGAAACTCGTCAGAAAACAGCAAATCTGTGTTTTTTCTTGTCAGAT GTCCTCCTCAGTTTATTGATAAAGCTCCGGAAATCATTGACTACGAAACACAGGAAGGTTGGAAGTTCAGAGTAAAGGCTTATTCCACAAAAGTTCACAAATGCCTTCTGGCCCCATCCGTGGTCGGcgagaataaaaacaaagaagtgaactgcaCACTGACCGGTAGTCCCCCCAGTCTGGTGCTGACCATTGTTGTGGACAAGGAGGAATGTTCACAGAGTGGACACTGGGCCTTGACTGTGTTTAATGAGGAAGGTTCTTCAGACATGTTAGTCTTCAGCGTGTCGTCACGTGAGTATAGCTCGTCAATAGACAGTAAACAGGGTTACACTAGTTAG